A genomic region of Desulfosarcina ovata subsp. ovata contains the following coding sequences:
- a CDS encoding sensor histidine kinase — translation MKRLRGYMILFGVLLTLPLAFVAWRTYGALDREAEAQVRFFADRLLDDMEAEMADLVQQEERRAVDEYRHTMIQKGRPVISPLARQAQQPFILGYFQNNPDGSFQTPLVADAAHAPDGIADRVRQLEAINAIFNQRKWRVASPPAKKATKTGEKPVTVAKKEQAAFADRYLNTSERKKSKRVLGQTKTRVEEITAGQARQMVQSEAAPPAPAWTDGSPDGIGSNRTASDAAAPPAQPIDGIASFGAAQRITPGLGQQALSSMPPNHATDRFQVEVAPLQAVTINNGRVFVFRRVGIDGQIYRQGFVLDVQPFLDHLLARHYDPQPIARYTRIRLRASGVSAVRLPDDNVQDFAGGALLAARAFPAPFGFMLADMHGVRLPVSPARQTLTLALIIVGGVMIAGLVSIYYGTRSVLDLSERRSRFVSAVTHELKTPLTNIRMYVEMLEQGIAATPEREQAYLGVLSSESARLSGLINNVLELSRLEKKTRQFRLMEGDLSDVLTDVQAVMAESLAREGFDLTIHTEDLPRFAYDREVLVQVLINLMENSIKFGRHLPEKRIAIMARSVDGSVELTVSDTGPGVPRRSLGRVFDDFYRVENDLTRTTGGTGIGLALVKKFVLAMGGRVRAANNKGAGCSITISLPIERQQRNT, via the coding sequence GTGAAACGGCTGCGCGGGTATATGATCCTCTTTGGCGTGCTGCTCACGCTGCCCCTGGCGTTCGTGGCCTGGCGCACCTATGGCGCCCTGGATCGGGAGGCCGAGGCCCAGGTACGGTTTTTCGCCGATCGGCTTCTGGACGATATGGAGGCCGAGATGGCTGACCTGGTTCAGCAGGAAGAGCGCCGCGCTGTTGACGAGTATCGCCATACCATGATCCAAAAGGGGCGACCGGTCATCTCCCCCCTGGCCCGGCAAGCGCAACAGCCGTTTATCCTGGGCTATTTTCAGAACAACCCGGACGGTTCCTTTCAGACGCCCCTGGTTGCCGATGCGGCCCATGCGCCGGACGGGATTGCCGACCGGGTACGGCAGCTCGAAGCCATCAACGCCATTTTCAACCAACGCAAATGGCGGGTGGCCAGCCCGCCGGCCAAAAAAGCAACAAAGACAGGCGAAAAGCCGGTTACCGTGGCCAAAAAGGAGCAGGCCGCCTTTGCCGACCGCTACCTCAATACCTCTGAGCGCAAGAAAAGCAAACGCGTGCTCGGCCAGACCAAAACCAGGGTGGAGGAGATTACTGCGGGCCAGGCCAGGCAGATGGTCCAGTCGGAGGCGGCTCCGCCGGCCCCTGCCTGGACCGACGGCTCCCCTGACGGTATTGGATCCAATCGGACCGCTTCCGATGCAGCTGCGCCACCGGCCCAACCTATCGATGGTATCGCTTCGTTCGGTGCAGCTCAGAGAATAACCCCGGGCTTGGGGCAGCAGGCCCTGTCATCCATGCCACCGAACCATGCGACAGATCGCTTCCAGGTGGAAGTGGCCCCCCTGCAGGCCGTGACCATCAATAACGGCCGTGTGTTTGTCTTCCGGCGGGTCGGGATCGACGGCCAGATTTACCGGCAGGGATTTGTTTTGGACGTTCAACCTTTTCTGGACCACCTGCTGGCACGCCACTACGATCCGCAGCCCATTGCCCGCTACACCCGCATCCGCTTGCGGGCGAGCGGAGTCAGCGCCGTGCGCTTGCCCGATGACAACGTGCAGGATTTTGCAGGCGGAGCTTTGCTGGCCGCAAGGGCCTTTCCGGCGCCCTTTGGTTTCATGCTTGCCGACATGCATGGCGTGCGGTTACCGGTATCGCCGGCACGGCAGACCCTGACCCTGGCGCTGATCATCGTGGGTGGGGTGATGATCGCCGGGCTGGTCAGTATTTATTACGGCACCCGGTCGGTGCTGGATCTTTCCGAGCGGCGTTCGCGTTTTGTGTCTGCGGTGACCCATGAACTCAAGACGCCGCTGACCAACATCCGCATGTACGTCGAAATGCTCGAGCAGGGGATCGCCGCCACGCCTGAACGGGAGCAGGCGTACCTGGGGGTTCTTTCCTCGGAAAGTGCCCGGCTGTCCGGATTGATCAACAACGTTCTGGAGTTGTCAAGACTGGAGAAGAAAACCCGCCAGTTCCGGCTTATGGAGGGGGATCTGAGCGATGTCCTGACCGATGTTCAGGCCGTTATGGCCGAAAGCCTGGCCCGGGAAGGGTTCGATCTGACGATCCACACCGAGGATCTGCCGCGGTTTGCCTATGATCGTGAAGTTCTGGTTCAGGTCCTGATCAACCTTATGGAAAACAGCATCAAATTCGGCCGTCATCTGCCCGAAAAACGGATTGCCATTATGGCCAGGTCGGTGGATGGATCGGTTGAACTGACCGTCAGCGATACCGGTCCGGGGGTTCCCCGGCGATCCCTGGGACGTGTGTTTGATGACTTCTATCGGGTGGAAAACGACCTGACCCGCACCACCGGCGGAACCGGGATCGGCCTGGCGCTGGTGAAAAAGTTCGTCCTGGCCATGGGCGGCCGGGTCCGGGCGGCCAACAACAAAGGGGCCGGCTGTTCCATAACGATCAGTCTGCCAATTGAGCGGCAGCAGCGTAACACGTAA
- a CDS encoding YkgJ family cysteine cluster protein, whose translation METKKDQLQRIYDDFEKAAAPYKTEAACGKGCAFCCSDAGRIDITTLEGLVIRDRIAIMPRQRQVSIKKALAADMKRRERKLASACPFLMKNRACMIYAARPFACRRIYSLKVCSHDQHPLLSRQVMDLGAEAIRALQRLDDTGYSGHLAFILHMLDTPAFLNVYLAGEYRPEAVMAFGKTHNIGINRVLVAGSENDSERS comes from the coding sequence ATGGAAACCAAAAAGGACCAATTGCAACGGATTTACGACGATTTCGAAAAAGCGGCCGCACCATACAAGACCGAAGCGGCCTGCGGCAAAGGCTGCGCATTTTGCTGCAGCGATGCGGGCCGCATCGATATCACCACCCTGGAAGGGCTGGTGATTCGTGACCGCATTGCCATTATGCCCCGGCAGCGTCAGGTGTCCATAAAAAAGGCACTGGCGGCAGACATGAAGCGACGCGAACGGAAACTGGCCTCGGCCTGTCCGTTTCTGATGAAAAACCGGGCCTGCATGATTTATGCGGCGCGTCCCTTCGCCTGCCGGCGCATTTACTCGCTCAAGGTCTGCAGCCACGATCAGCACCCCCTGCTCAGTCGCCAGGTGATGGATCTGGGGGCCGAGGCCATCCGGGCGTTACAGCGGCTCGACGATACCGGTTACAGCGGCCACCTTGCCTTCATTTTGCACATGTTAGATACACCGGCTTTTTTAAACGTCTACCTCGCCGGTGAGTATCGGCCCGAGGCGGTGATGGCATTTGGCAAAACCCACAACATCGGAATCAATCGGGTCCTGGTGGCCGGGTCGGAGAACGACAGCGAAAGGTCTTGA